The proteins below come from a single Megalops cyprinoides isolate fMegCyp1 chromosome 5, fMegCyp1.pri, whole genome shotgun sequence genomic window:
- the LOC118778012 gene encoding matrix metalloproteinase-9-like isoform X1: MMVPLVPVGQTLFKVNRKQCWHRQLCLKLWVCSHYRLVVIVGEELQTCLSNMQLLCLPLLLLLLPASNTQLLSTWTTDADQYDIATNYCVFPFKYKGEEYESCMTADSSKYRPWCSVTSDYDKDGLWGFCIGDRTTDSTEGDACVFPFTYNGKSYSQCTTAGFFPGAPWCATTSDYDTDKEWAYCPTSGNTLSPSGNTLSPSGNTLSPFSPVG, from the exons ATGATGGTGCCTCTGGTCCCTGTTGGACAGACACTGTTTAAGGTCAATAGGAAACAGTGCTGGCACAGGCAGTTGTGTCTGAAACTCTGGGTCTGCTCTCACTACAGGCTTGTTGTGATTGTAGGTGAAGAACTCCAGACCTGCTTATCCAAcatgcagctgctgtgtctccctctccttctgctcctcctgcctGCCAGCAACACGCAGTTACTGA GTACCTGGACTACTGATGCTGATC aaTATGACATCGCCACAAATtactgtgtgttccccttcaagtacaaaggGGAGGAATATGAGTCATGCATGACAGCAGACTCTTCCAAATACAGACCATGGTGCTCTGTAACCAGTGACTACGACAAGGACGGTCTCTGGGGCTTCTGTATCGGCGATCGCACCACAG ATTCCACTGAGGGGG ACGCGTGTGTCTTTCCTTTTACATACAATGGAAAGTCGTATTCACAGTGCACCACCGCAGGATTTTTCCCCGGAGCTCCCTGGTGCGCCACTACCAGCGACTATGACACAGATAAAGAGTGGGCTTACTGTCCTACCTCAGGTAATACGCTGTCCCCCTCAGGTAATACGCTGTCCCCCTCAG GTAATACGCTGTCCCCCTTCAGCCCAGTAGGATAG
- the LOC118778012 gene encoding matrix metalloproteinase-9-like isoform X2 encodes MLLLLSLLTRRAARLHLTAWCIGEELQTCLSNMQLLCLPLLLLLLPASNTQLLSTWTTDADQYDIATNYCVFPFKYKGEEYESCMTADSSKYRPWCSVTSDYDKDGLWGFCIGDRTTDSTEGDACVFPFTYNGKSYSQCTTAGFFPGAPWCATTSDYDTDKEWAYCPTSGNTLSPSGNTLSPSGNILPHSGSIIPPQVIYCPTQVA; translated from the exons atgctcctcctcctctctctgcttacGAGACGAGCAGCTCGGCTTCATCTGACAGCGTGGTGCATTG GTGAAGAACTCCAGACCTGCTTATCCAAcatgcagctgctgtgtctccctctccttctgctcctcctgcctGCCAGCAACACGCAGTTACTGA GTACCTGGACTACTGATGCTGATC aaTATGACATCGCCACAAATtactgtgtgttccccttcaagtacaaaggGGAGGAATATGAGTCATGCATGACAGCAGACTCTTCCAAATACAGACCATGGTGCTCTGTAACCAGTGACTACGACAAGGACGGTCTCTGGGGCTTCTGTATCGGCGATCGCACCACAG ATTCCACTGAGGGGG ACGCGTGTGTCTTTCCTTTTACATACAATGGAAAGTCGTATTCACAGTGCACCACCGCAGGATTTTTCCCCGGAGCTCCCTGGTGCGCCACTACCAGCGACTATGACACAGATAAAGAGTGGGCTTACTGTCCTACCTCAGGTAATACGCTGTCCCCCTCAGGTAATACGCTGTCCCCCTCAGGTAATATACTGCCCCACTCAGGTAGCATAATACCCCCTCAGGTAATATACTGCCCCACTCAGGTAGCATAA